The Xenopus laevis strain J_2021 chromosome 5L, Xenopus_laevis_v10.1, whole genome shotgun sequence genome has a segment encoding these proteins:
- the cldn18.L gene encoding claudin 18 L homeolog isoform X1, whose product MSVTMCQTMGFLVSALGFAGIIAATALDPWSTQDLYDNPVTAVFQYQGLWKSCVQQSSGFTECRPYYTILGLPAMFQAVRALMIVGIVLGAIGLLVAIFSLKCIRIGNMEDSAKANITLTSGIMFILAGLCSIIGVSVFANMLITNFWMTTANMYTGGAISGMGGMGGLQTLQTRYTFGAALFVGWVAGGLTLIGGVMMCIACRGLMPEESNFKAVSYHVSTKTPGYKTSAYEDKSKKSIYNESRRSEDGKSYPSKYDYV is encoded by the exons ATGTCGGTAACAATGTGTCAAACCATGGGCTTTCTTGTATCAGCCCTGGGCTTTGCTGGGATTATAGCAGCAACTGCTTTGGATCCATGGAGCACGCAAGATTTATACGATAATCCAGTTACTGCTGTGTTCCAGTACCAGGGACTCTGGAAGAGTTGTGTCCAACAGAGTTCCGGATTCACCGAGTGTCGACCCTACTACACTATCCTTGGGTTACCAG CTATGTTCCAGGCAGTCAGAGCCCTGATGATTGTGGGCATAGTGTTGGGAGCCATTGGCTTACTTGTGGCCATTTTTTCCCTGAAGTGTATTCGCATCGGTAACATGGAGGATTCTGCCAAGGCCAACATTACCTTGACATCTGGTATCATGTTCATTCTGGCAG GACTCTGTTCAATAATCGGAGTATCTGTCTTTGCCAACATGTTGATTACAAACTTCTGGATGACTACAGCTAATATGTACACAGGTGGTGCTATCAGTGGAATGGGAGGAATGGGCGGATTGCAGACTCTACAAACAAG ATATACTTTTGGGGCAGCCCTTTTTGTTGGATGGGTCGCTGGAGGCTTGACGTTGATTGGAGGTGTTATGATGTGCATAGCATGCCGTGGACTCATGCCAGAAGAAAGCAA CTTCAAGGCAGTTTCCTACCATGTTTCCACAAAAACCCCAGGCTACAAGACATCCGCCTACGAGGATAAGAGTAAAAAATCCATTTACAACGAATCCAGACGCAGCGAGGATGGGAAGAGCTACCCTTCAAAATATGATTATGTGTAG
- the cldn18.L gene encoding claudin 18 L homeolog isoform X2, whose product MAVTMCQSLGFFVSLVGVAGIIAATGMNQWSTQDLYNNPVTAVFNYQGLWQTCVKQTSGFTECRSYFTILGLPAMFQAVRALMIVGIVLGAIGLLVAIFSLKCIRIGNMEDSAKANITLTSGIMFILAGLCSIIGVSVFANMLITNFWMTTANMYTGGAISGMGGMGGLQTLQTRYTFGAALFVGWVAGGLTLIGGVMMCIACRGLMPEESNFKAVSYHVSTKTPGYKTSAYEDKSKKSIYNESRRSEDGKSYPSKYDYV is encoded by the exons ATGGCTGTAACAATGTGCCAGTCTTTGGGATTCTTCGTCTCCCTTGTAGGGGTGGCTGGGATAATTGCAGCAACTGGCATGAATCAATGGAGTACCCAAGACCTCTACAATAATCCAGTTACAGCCGTCTTTAATTACCAGGGCTTGTGGCAGACCTGTGTCAAGCAAACCTCCGGATTCACTGAGTGTCGTTCATATTTTACCATCCTTGGACTTCCAG CTATGTTCCAGGCAGTCAGAGCCCTGATGATTGTGGGCATAGTGTTGGGAGCCATTGGCTTACTTGTGGCCATTTTTTCCCTGAAGTGTATTCGCATCGGTAACATGGAGGATTCTGCCAAGGCCAACATTACCTTGACATCTGGTATCATGTTCATTCTGGCAG GACTCTGTTCAATAATCGGAGTATCTGTCTTTGCCAACATGTTGATTACAAACTTCTGGATGACTACAGCTAATATGTACACAGGTGGTGCTATCAGTGGAATGGGAGGAATGGGCGGATTGCAGACTCTACAAACAAG ATATACTTTTGGGGCAGCCCTTTTTGTTGGATGGGTCGCTGGAGGCTTGACGTTGATTGGAGGTGTTATGATGTGCATAGCATGCCGTGGACTCATGCCAGAAGAAAGCAA CTTCAAGGCAGTTTCCTACCATGTTTCCACAAAAACCCCAGGCTACAAGACATCCGCCTACGAGGATAAGAGTAAAAAATCCATTTACAACGAATCCAGACGCAGCGAGGATGGGAAGAGCTACCCTTCAAAATATGATTATGTGTAG
- the cldn18.L gene encoding claudin 18 L homeolog (The RefSeq protein has 1 substitution compared to this genomic sequence) produces MSVTMCQTMGFLVSALGFAGIIAATALDPWSTQDLYDNPVTAVFQYQGLWKSCVQQSSGFTECRPYYTILGLPAMFQAVRALMIVGIVLGAIGLLVAIFSLKCIRIGNMEDSAKANITLTSGIMFILAGLCSIIGVSVFANMLITNFWMTTANMYTGGAISGMGGMGGLQTLQTRYTFGAALFVGWVAGGLTLIGGVMMCIACRGLMPEESNYKAVSYHVSTKTPGYKTSAYEDKSKKSIYNESRRSEDGKSYPSKYDYV; encoded by the exons ATGTCGGTAACAATGTGTCAAACCATGGGCTTTCTTGTATCAGCCCTGGGCTTTGCTGGGATTATAGCAGCAACTGCTTTGGATCCATGGAGCACGCAAGATTTATACGATAATCCAGTTACTGCTGTGTTCCAGTACCAGGGACTCTGGAAGAGTTGTGTCCAACAGAGTTCCGGATTCACCGAGTGTCGACCCTACTACACTATCCTTGGGTTACCAG CTATGTTCCAGGCAGTCAGAGCCCTGATGATTGTGGGCATAGTGTTGGGAGCCATTGGCTTACTTGTGGCCATTTTTTCCCTGAAGTGTATTCGCATCGGTAACATGGAGGATTCTGCCAAGGCCAACATTACCTTGACATCTGGTATCATGTTCATTCTGGCAG GACTCTGTTCAATAATCGGAGTATCTGTCTTTGCCAACATGTTGATTACAAACTTCTGGATGACTACAGCTAATATGTACACAGGTGGTGCTATCAGTGGAATGGGAGGAATGGGCGGATTGCAGACTCTACAAACAAG ATATACTTTTGGGGCAGCCCTTTTTGTTGGATGGGTCGCTGGAGGCTTGACGTTGATTGGAGGTGTTATGATGTGCATAGCATGCCGTGGACTCATGCCAGAAGAAAGCAA CTTCAAGGCAGTTTCCTACCATGTTTCCACAAAAACCCCAGGCTACAAGACATCCGCCTACGAGGATAAGAGTAAAAAATCCATTTACAACGAATCCAGACGCAGCGAGGATGGGAAGAGCTACCCTTCAAAATATGATTATGTGTAG